The Cherax quadricarinatus isolate ZL_2023a chromosome 12, ASM3850222v1, whole genome shotgun sequence DNA window tagtgaagatgaggaatcacctactccaggtgatatggaaatggagagaatgagactgaaattagctgtactagaggctgaaatgaaattaatgaaagctaaggagaaagaacgtcaaaggttaggaggttcagaacaagagcctgagcagtactttaacataactaaagctgcaaattttgtccctaagtttacagagagtgacccagataggtatttttctttttttgagaagactgctttggagcaaggatggcccaaacagaagtgggctaccctagttcgcacacaacttgtaggtaaaggattccagagagtagagactctggaggggcaagatttttctgattatgataagattaaagaggaagtattgcttgcataccaaatgatacctgagaaatataggcaaaagttcaggaatcaaaaatttcaggatgggcagaccttaactgagtttgggaatgagaaactgttcctttttaagaaatgggtttgttctaaaggagttaataaagactataacaaattagtagatctgatggttcatgaggaattgtacaatacaatccctgttgacctcagagaatatttggaggacaaaaacccagataatctttcagaagcactggatctaggtgaccgatttttgactcgcagggaattggtaagtaaaaacagtcatgctgcttctgaaaatttccccactcattctaaaccttattccaagtcttatggtcataaaggtaagtgggacaagaattttcaggaacaaatgaaggctgaggtgccctataaaatagaaggaaaaggtaagtcagctggagttcaaagtttacctagacaatcagataatgtttcaggtcctcgagtaaacagtaccagtcctacaccaaatggtaaaaatacctttaagagttatgcctgttactactgtaacaaaactggacacactcaaaagttttgctggtcaaggcggagagatcaggaaagggaggaaccaccccagaggactctaactgcagagatacatccagttgcctgcattaggtcttcaaggcaaggtgaggaggaacctttggatctagaccccaggatgtgtatattttctagtaggtccacagttggtttgcaaaaggatgtaggcagagttgagaacatattgtccttgagagatggatgtagcacctactctttgctacgtgctggagtgctaccagtgtctaaggatacctatactggggtagatatattgttgaagggtattacgggttcaaccataaggacacctgtacacaaattatgggtagaatctgcataccaagttggctatctccctgtaggtatctcagatgaaattcccttcaaaggggtcgacctcttattagggaataatgttatgggtctgttagacagtgaggaacaactagtttgggggaaaccaaatcccaaatgttgggaggaaatggctaggaaaaccctgccagaccttctccctgatggttccaccatgagaagtatggctcatgatcatgctaccaacagtcttcatgatatttctcatgaggatggtgtgggcttaagtttggtaactctgctttctgatgttgaactgcagtcaactgaagaaaaggatgatccagccagagctgagcatgattggagaatggatcagttaaatagtgtgagagaggctgcacctgctagggtgcaattaatttctgtgcaggaaaatgtcgctgttgctgaggaagagattttacagttaaataagtgttttcatttcagggaggaaactcttataaagaattcacctctgtttgcagtatcgatggaaggagaacaagggctttgtccccaggtggtgatgtccaaggtttccaggcatttcttctggtctcagctgtgggagactgtcagagagcatattgagacctatcatgcctttcaaattatagggaaacctagtcgaagtattaaacctgttccccttcagtcgatttcagcaccaggtgaacccttcagcaagctggtagtggatgtcgttggcccactcccaaggaccagaatgggaaatgattatttactcacaaatatttgctccactaccaggtacctggaagcagtccctctgcataagataacagctcatgtagtcttaagggctttgatgaagttcttttttcatgttggttttccacaagcagtgcaaaaagaccaagggcctaaccttacctcaaagtcttttagaaatgttttgaaggaatTAAAAGTAGAGCCTAACTTTGCAATGGCCTATCACCctccatctcaaggggaaatagagaaattacatcaagccctcaagacaatgatgcaagcctatggtatagacaatactaacaactgggatgagaggatccctttctttgtatttgctgagtggggaagcactctggaatttctgagctattggcttggggaggatggtgatgctcccccctcggagctttttctcagtttcagatactgtttggctcgtatgaggtggatggtaccagtgaacgtgcccatcaaccagaccaggatgatgatgtgggaccataatatggaccatgatactctggaggctggagaggaagtgctgatactggagccaattcaAGTGAAAATCTGTATGTcaagttgctgtgagctgaacatgttgtgggggaagttcccaggggttagatataaaacccacaccccTGAGCAGAAAAAGAATGAGTATAATGTACACAGTAACCGGTCAAAGGGTTTGAAGTTgtgtcaaaaattcagagagaccaatgttttaatggaatgtaaagggctgcaaaacaatctgtatgaaataccaaaagcgtatttaagaaataacgtgtgtgtaaaagattttgggaaatgcatgcttgggtttaatgagaaaaatgttggagagttggctcagccaccttggaactaCGTATATAAAAgttgggatgtcagtaatggggaaaaaTTGAAACTCcatgaggaaattgttaaggaaactgagccaattcaacaatttttgtgtgggaaaaatctgtatgaaaaattggagatggaggaagaagtgaaattcttccaacaccagtttgtagtgcttagtgagagtcagtgggcattcccatgcttcatggttcccaaattagatggcaccctgggcataaacactgactaccacagagtacgtttaacaactaaggtttacagaattagaaagattgatacttatgcactaaaagatgcaaacattttaaataagctaaaacatggaagatgtgatttccatggcctgtgttccagtaccattttaatgtgtgtaatgcaaattgtgttcattgtgtgcttaaaatttgtgtgtgagatggaacgtgatggtgtttgtgtaaacttgatgtatccaacctgggtgcaaagagaagtctttggtgtttgttgttgcactgcgagaggttgcagaactgttattgtctatgaacaaccttctaagtttaaatgtcaacattttaccacaggaaagaaaattttcattttggggctggctattcagcatttgtacatgtctcaggatctcttcatcctgttcctgtgtatagtgactaaaatcagactcttaaaatgggctttgttcctacagccttttaatttgaaagttaaatatataaaaggctcagagaatgtggttgctgatgctctctctagatgtttcatgtagatgcatggtgcatactttgtacatagtgtttgtcatgtgctgaccttgttgtttttgcagtggtgaactctcggcgagcctgagtactctctaccagccgtCTGACTGTAAAGGAGTTGAGtcggagccaaaagtgtgacgagggtcagggtgtacgtgaatgtgagttgaggcagtggttgacaaccttcggtaacatgagacgttcaggaaggtatgtgatgtggtgtcttggtgtgctctatgtacaaaacggcccgacggtttgcctttgtggtcccctggacccctccatgttctatgacagcctcctcttcataagtttggaggatctgtgtggagtgggacctcggaagatgggcttaagtgcctgaccatgttaaggatcgtgagtgttgactggaagtctcactgtttggttcggccaccaagtgagagacaccttgacatgttttgtgaagtttcctgcctggggtacacctgactgctctgggtttggctctactctcgtctcctgatcaggaagatgccaccctggagtaccagttgcttgctggattaccatagcagaggcacaggcctgttggtgcgggctttcacagtgggcattgtgtgaaaaaattttgcattgtaatgtgtattgtttaaaagtcactaaaattgtaaatagttacacacttgagtatatgggtatggttaaattgcttttctaaaaaaattctgcaatctcttgtaaataacagtaaagtgaagagtagttatggtgctgggaaaatgtagcatttctagtagtcttgtttaccgccttcagacttaagcaatatactttttactagccgtatcctgagggacacagctagcttttgtgagacttcgtctggaggtgggggtgttatggggctataggacccaacatgtatttataagtaacagttactctggaatacctaattatattgaattgatggggactttgctctaaatgtcagaaggactgatcaaccttatgactgagaagcagctgggtcaagcctatttttctcaatataataggttatactatagacacataaacacacaaatttaaataagtagtttataaagttgtatttccttttgtaaaagtaaaattaaggtgtggtagaattgtggtaactggagaattgtgcttggcaaataagtagtttataaagttgtatttccttttgtaaaagtaaaattaaggtgtggtagaattgtggtaactggagaattgtgcttggcaacagtcttttgttttggtgggaggagcttagcctctttctctctctccctcgcactGACTCGGTCTCTCTGTGGCtggccttcaacctggcaggatctctgggtccttcttctatcttttggggcattatgt harbors:
- the LOC138852600 gene encoding uncharacterized protein; this encodes MSEDESSDFLGFREEGNNSSVNMPVNSEDEESPTPGDMEMERMRLKLAVLEAEMKLMKAKEKERQRLGGSEQEPEQYFNITKAANFVPKFTESDPDRYFSFFEKTALEQGWPKQKWATLVRTQLVGKGFQRVETLEGQDFSDYDKIKEEVLLAYQMIPEKYRQKFRNQKFQDGQTLTEFGNEKLFLFKKWVCSKGVNKDYNKLVDLMVHEELYNTIPVDLREYLEDKNPDNLSEALDLGDRFLTRRELVSKNSHAASENFPTHSKPYSKSYGHKGKWDKNFQEQMKAEVPYKIEGKGKSAGVQSLPRQSDNVSGPRVNSTSPTPNGKNTFKSYACYYCNKTGHTQKFCWSRRRDQEREEPPQRTLTAEIHPVACIRSSRQGEEEPLDLDPRMCIFSSRSTVGLQKDVGRVENILSLRDGCSTYSLLRAGVLPVSKDTYTGVDILLKGITGSTIRTPVHKLWVESAYQVGYLPVGISDEIPFKGVDLLLGNNVMGLLDSEEQLVWGKPNPKCWEEMARKTLPDLLPDGSTMRSMAHDHATNSLHDISHEDGVGLSLVTLLSDVELQSTEEKDDPARAEHDWRMDQLNSVREAAPARVQLISVQENVAVAEEEILQLNKCFHFREETLIKNSPLFAVSMEGEQGLCPQVVMSKVSRHFFWSQLWETVREHIETYHAFQIIGKPSRSIKPVPLQSISAPGEPFSKLVVDVVGPLPRTRMGNDYLLTNICSTTRYLEAVPLHKITAHVVLRALMKFFFHVGFPQAVQKDQGPNLTSKSFRNVLKELKVEPNFAMAYHPPSQGEIEKLHQALKTMMQAYGIDNTNNWDERIPFFVFAEWGSTLEFLSYWLGEDGDAPPSELFLSFRYCLARMRWMVPVNVPINQTRMMMWDHNMDHDTLEAGEEVLILEPIQVKICMSSCCELNMLWGKFPGVRYKTHTPEQKKNEYNVHSNRSKGLKLCQKFRETNVLMECKGLQNNLYEIPKAYLRNNVCVKDFGKCMLGFNEKNVGELAQPPWNYVYKSWDVSNGEKLKLHEEIVKETEPIQQFLCGKNLYEKLEMEEEVKFFQHQFVVLSESQWAFPCFMVPKLDGTLGINTDYHRVRLTTKVYRIRKIDTYALKDANILNKLKHGRCDFHGLCSSTILMCVMQIVFIVCLKFVCEMERDGVCVNLMYPTWVQREVFGVCCCTARGCRTVIVYEQPSKFKCQHFTTGKKIFILGLAIQHLYMSQDLFILFLCIVTKIRLLKWALFLQPFNLKVKYIKGSENVVADALSRCFM